Proteins from one Variovorax sp. PBL-E5 genomic window:
- a CDS encoding glutamine synthetase family protein produces MSQKFIDRHGLWSDAQKAAAVEVLKKIEQDGIQMIRLSWPDQYGLLRGKMLSVAALRSAFGSGSEITMAPFFFDTASAFVFNPFSSDGGLGNPELAGSPNVVMVPDPTTFRVLPWADRTGWMLADLYMRSGRPFPLSPRALLKKALGQLADLGYDFHGGLEVEWYLTRIVDPCLEPETLGGPGTPAAPPKVMPVAKGYSYLLENHLDEVEPIMAEVRQHLLTLGMPLRSIEDEWGPSQMETTFDVMSGLDMADTMVLFRNAVKQICRRRGYLASFMCKPKIEGFCASGWHLHQSLAARDSGVNAFVPQTGEPLSALGRAYVGGLLKHACAASSFTTPTVNGYRRRRPFSLAPDRVTWAEDNRAAMARVIAAPEDSASRVENRVGEPAANPYLYLASQLFSGIDGIRRQLDPGPLQETPYAADVPILPRNLAEALDVLEGSSFFREAFGEEFIHYWLHLRRSEWARFVAAEGADVDMAGDPVTDWEHREYFELF; encoded by the coding sequence ATGAGCCAGAAATTCATTGATCGGCACGGCTTGTGGTCCGACGCCCAGAAGGCGGCGGCCGTTGAAGTGCTGAAGAAAATCGAGCAGGACGGCATTCAGATGATTCGCCTCTCATGGCCGGATCAATATGGTCTGCTGCGCGGGAAAATGCTGTCGGTGGCAGCCTTGCGCTCCGCATTCGGCAGCGGCTCGGAAATCACCATGGCGCCCTTTTTCTTCGACACGGCCAGCGCCTTCGTGTTCAATCCCTTTTCCTCGGATGGCGGGCTTGGCAACCCGGAGTTGGCGGGCAGCCCTAACGTGGTGATGGTGCCCGACCCCACCACCTTCCGCGTGCTGCCCTGGGCTGATCGCACGGGCTGGATGCTGGCCGATCTGTACATGCGTAGCGGTCGGCCCTTCCCGCTGAGCCCGCGTGCCCTGTTGAAGAAAGCGCTGGGGCAGTTGGCGGATCTGGGCTATGACTTCCATGGTGGCCTGGAGGTGGAGTGGTACTTGACGCGCATCGTCGACCCCTGCCTGGAGCCCGAGACGCTGGGTGGCCCCGGCACACCGGCGGCACCGCCCAAGGTGATGCCGGTCGCCAAGGGCTACTCCTATCTGCTCGAAAATCACTTGGACGAGGTCGAACCCATCATGGCCGAGGTGCGCCAGCACCTGCTGACGCTGGGCATGCCGTTGCGCAGCATCGAGGATGAATGGGGGCCCAGCCAGATGGAGACCACCTTCGACGTCATGTCCGGCCTGGACATGGCCGACACCATGGTGTTGTTCCGCAACGCAGTCAAGCAAATCTGTCGGCGGCGCGGTTACCTTGCCAGTTTCATGTGCAAACCCAAGATTGAGGGTTTCTGTGCCTCGGGCTGGCATCTGCACCAGTCGCTGGCGGCGCGCGACTCCGGCGTCAATGCCTTCGTTCCGCAGACGGGCGAGCCGCTGTCGGCGCTGGGCCGGGCCTATGTCGGTGGCCTGCTCAAACATGCCTGTGCGGCCTCCAGCTTCACCACCCCCACGGTTAACGGCTACCGACGCCGACGCCCGTTCTCTCTGGCCCCGGATCGGGTGACCTGGGCCGAGGACAACCGCGCCGCCATGGCGCGCGTGATCGCCGCCCCAGAAGACTCAGCCAGCCGTGTGGAAAACCGGGTCGGCGAGCCGGCGGCCAACCCCTACCTGTATCTGGCCTCGCAGCTCTTCTCGGGGATCGATGGCATTCGTCGCCAACTCGATCCCGGCCCTCTGCAGGAAACGCCCTATGCCGCCGACGTTCCGATCCTGCCGCGCAACCTGGCCGAGGCGCTGGACGTGCTGGAGGGCTCCAGCTTCTTCCGCGAAGCCTTCGGCGAAGAGTTCATCCACTACTGGCTGCACCTGCGGCGCAGCGAATGGGCGCGCTTCGTGGCCGCCGAAGGCGCCGACGTGGACATGGCGGGCGACCCCGTCACCGACTGGGAGCATCGCGAGTACTTCGAACTGTTCTGA
- a CDS encoding type 1 glutamine amidotransferase — protein MDTVKKKYAVLWCTEVPGDEILQEKMIATFGRAGGQWDVLEPARDGFLERAMGYDGYVISGSPMSVVDDADSLLVSNLLALIRRVSDEAGSPLIGLCFGSQAIAAALGGRVARNPSGRFKLGVDALRWDPVAVELLGAALAQAPSVLVKSHGECVAALPPGSVLLASSQTIPHEVFLVQGRILGIQGHPEVDRQFLKDKFMAYHRALFDDEQWAHVEQEASQPLSPDAVIALGRRLLDEGALAPAAVPTLTETT, from the coding sequence ATGGACACCGTGAAGAAGAAATATGCCGTGCTCTGGTGCACTGAAGTACCCGGAGACGAGATCTTGCAGGAAAAAATGATCGCCACTTTCGGTCGCGCGGGCGGGCAGTGGGACGTGCTGGAACCCGCGCGCGACGGCTTCCTGGAGCGGGCGATGGGCTACGACGGCTACGTCATCAGCGGCAGCCCAATGTCGGTAGTGGACGATGCCGATTCGCTCCTGGTGAGCAACCTGCTGGCGCTGATTCGCCGCGTTAGCGACGAGGCAGGCTCACCCCTGATCGGGCTGTGCTTTGGCTCGCAGGCCATCGCGGCGGCCCTAGGTGGACGGGTTGCCAGGAACCCGTCAGGGCGCTTCAAGCTGGGGGTCGATGCCCTGCGCTGGGACCCCGTCGCCGTTGAGCTGCTGGGCGCGGCGCTGGCGCAAGCGCCCAGCGTGCTGGTGAAAAGCCACGGCGAATGCGTGGCGGCACTGCCGCCGGGCAGCGTCCTGCTGGCGTCGTCGCAGACCATCCCCCACGAGGTGTTCTTGGTGCAGGGCCGCATCTTGGGCATCCAGGGGCACCCCGAGGTGGACCGTCAGTTCCTGAAAGACAAGTTCATGGCCTACCACCGCGCGCTGTTCGACGACGAGCAGTGGGCGCACGTAGAACAGGAAGCCAGCCAGCCTCTGTCTCCCGACGCCGTCATCGCGCTGGGCCGCCGCTTACTGGACGAAGGCGCCCTGGCTCCCGCGGCTGTGCCCACGCTTACCGAAACAACATGA
- a CDS encoding aromatic ring-hydroxylating oxygenase subunit alpha, which translates to MKVIHIAAVPAGESAADEWDDLVQPDRVHRRVYTDPAIFAREMDHVYAASWVYLAHESEIPEPNDFRQAWLGTREVIVTRDEEGQIRVFSNRCSHRGATVCREHQGNAANFTCPYHGWRFDNRGQLFGIPGKNAYGPAFKARDMHLARPAQVASYKGFIFATLNSEAPPLAEHLGNATRYLDAWIEHNGGAQNIVLAGAQRFRVGCNWKLVWDNAGDGYHVPFSHQSLLVMTKERYGGGDMAYFADADRSRMSNNALDNGHTVVDQRPEMHANSAWREQRPQPGREPYEAHVAATHSRDQAQRVLDTTVGAGMNLNIFPNLALIGNQVQVIQPLAVGETSVSWHATRRRDVDAEVNTMRLRTQEDFPVMGEMDDAANFEECQRGLMNSPEDEWVDMGRHWETGKDVPGPDGVVSGPVTTEIHMRNYYAQWKRLMQARPTLQMNKGKLP; encoded by the coding sequence ATGAAAGTAATTCATATTGCCGCCGTTCCGGCCGGGGAATCCGCCGCCGATGAATGGGACGACCTGGTGCAGCCAGACCGTGTACACCGCCGCGTCTATACCGACCCCGCCATCTTTGCCCGCGAAATGGACCATGTGTACGCCGCCAGCTGGGTGTACTTGGCCCATGAAAGCGAGATCCCCGAGCCCAACGATTTCCGGCAGGCCTGGCTGGGCACCCGCGAGGTCATCGTGACTCGCGACGAAGAGGGGCAAATTCGCGTGTTCTCCAACCGTTGCTCGCACCGCGGCGCAACCGTCTGCCGCGAGCACCAAGGAAACGCCGCCAACTTCACCTGCCCCTACCACGGCTGGCGTTTCGACAACCGAGGTCAGTTGTTCGGCATTCCCGGCAAGAACGCCTATGGCCCGGCCTTCAAGGCGCGCGACATGCACCTTGCGCGGCCTGCGCAGGTGGCGTCGTACAAGGGCTTCATCTTCGCTACCCTGAACTCCGAGGCGCCGCCCCTGGCCGAGCACCTCGGCAATGCCACACGCTATCTGGACGCCTGGATCGAGCACAATGGGGGCGCTCAGAACATCGTCTTGGCCGGCGCTCAGCGCTTTCGCGTCGGCTGCAACTGGAAACTGGTCTGGGACAACGCGGGCGACGGCTACCACGTGCCGTTCTCGCACCAGTCGCTGCTGGTGATGACCAAGGAACGCTACGGTGGCGGCGACATGGCCTACTTCGCCGACGCCGACCGCTCCCGCATGAGCAACAACGCGCTCGACAACGGGCATACGGTGGTCGACCAGCGTCCCGAGATGCACGCCAACTCCGCCTGGCGCGAGCAGCGCCCGCAGCCGGGGCGTGAGCCCTACGAGGCCCACGTGGCCGCCACCCACAGCCGCGATCAGGCCCAACGCGTGCTCGACACCACTGTCGGGGCGGGCATGAACCTCAACATCTTTCCCAATCTGGCGCTGATCGGCAACCAGGTGCAGGTGATCCAGCCTCTGGCGGTGGGCGAAACCTCGGTAAGCTGGCATGCCACCCGGCGCAGAGACGTGGACGCAGAGGTCAACACCATGCGCCTGCGCACGCAGGAGGATTTCCCCGTCATGGGCGAGATGGACGACGCCGCCAACTTCGAAGAGTGCCAACGCGGCCTTATGAACAGCCCCGAGGACGAATGGGTGGACATGGGTCGCCACTGGGAGACCGGCAAGGATGTGCCCGGTCCCGATGGCGTGGTCAGCGGCCCGGTGACCACAGAGATTCACATGCGCAACTACTACGCTCAGTGGAAGCGGCTGATGCAAGCCCGCCCGACGCTGCAAATGAACAAGGGGAAGCTGCCATGA
- a CDS encoding aromatic-ring-hydroxylating dioxygenase subunit beta, whose protein sequence is MNAAQDLAQAAAVPAYRHQPPSLYVVPAFYDWLLAASDDLAQAAVRTQGADAAQTQQVAQLLTLEARLLDQGSMDKTAYERWLALYGEECAYWVPAGAPAPDPRQYVTLEFHDRRRLLDRVSRLGTGLAFSQFPTSRTARHWGGLEVWPSPDRGNEWRARYSFTLAESREGHNRVLAGWNGFVLRQSAQGLVIVLKQVNLIDSDCLQGNNSFFL, encoded by the coding sequence ATGAACGCCGCCCAGGATCTGGCCCAAGCTGCCGCCGTTCCGGCCTACCGCCACCAGCCTCCCTCGCTCTACGTGGTGCCGGCGTTCTACGACTGGCTTCTCGCCGCTTCGGACGACCTGGCCCAGGCCGCCGTGCGCACCCAGGGCGCTGACGCCGCGCAAACGCAGCAGGTGGCACAACTACTGACACTGGAAGCTCGCCTGCTCGATCAGGGCTCGATGGACAAGACCGCCTACGAGCGCTGGCTGGCGTTGTATGGCGAGGAATGCGCCTATTGGGTGCCGGCGGGCGCGCCCGCGCCCGACCCGCGCCAATACGTCACCTTGGAATTCCACGACCGGCGCCGTCTGCTCGACCGTGTGAGCCGCCTGGGCACCGGGCTGGCCTTCTCGCAGTTCCCGACTTCGCGCACGGCGCGGCACTGGGGCGGACTGGAAGTGTGGCCCAGCCCGGACCGTGGCAATGAATGGCGCGCGCGCTACAGCTTCACTCTGGCCGAGTCACGCGAGGGCCACAACCGTGTGCTCGCGGGCTGGAACGGGTTCGTGCTGCGCCAGAGCGCCCAGGGGCTAGTCATCGTGCTCAAGCAGGTCAACCTGATCGACAGCGACTGCCTGCAGGGCAACAACTCGTTCTTTTTGTGA
- a CDS encoding glutamine synthetase codes for MAARDSGVNAFVPQTGEPLSALGRAYVGGLLKHACAASSFTTPTVNGYRRRRPFSLAPDRVTWAEDNRAAMARVIAAPEDSASRVENRVGEPAANPYLYLASQLFSGIDGIRRQLDPGPLQETPYAADVPILPRNLAEALDVLEGSSFFREAFGEEFIHYWLHLRRSEWARFVAAEGADVDMAGDPVTDWEHREYFELF; via the coding sequence CTGGCGGCGCGCGACTCCGGCGTCAATGCCTTCGTTCCGCAGACGGGCGAGCCGCTGTCGGCGCTGGGCCGGGCCTATGTCGGTGGCCTGCTCAAACATGCCTGTGCGGCCTCCAGCTTCACCACCCCCACGGTTAACGGCTACCGACGCCGACGCCCGTTCTCTCTGGCCCCGGATCGGGTGACCTGGGCCGAGGACAACCGCGCCGCCATGGCGCGCGTGATCGCCGCCCCAGAAGACTCAGCCAGCCGTGTGGAAAACCGGGTCGGCGAGCCGGCGGCCAACCCCTACCTGTATCTGGCCTCGCAGCTCTTCTCGGGGATCGATGGCATTCGTCGCCAACTCGATCCCGGCCCTCTGCAGGAAACGCCCTATGCCGCCGACGTTCCGATCCTGCCGCGCAACCTGGCCGAGGCGCTGGACGTGCTGGAGGGCTCCAGCTTCTTCCGCGAAGCCTTCGGCGAAGAGTTCATCCACTACTGGCTGCACCTGCGGCGCAGCGAATGGGCGCGCTTCGTGGCCGCCGAAGGCGCCGACGTGGACATGGCGGGCGACCCCGTCACCGACTGGGAGCATCGCGAGTACTTCGAACTGTTCTGA
- a CDS encoding ferredoxin--NADP reductase, translating into MKLAHSLTVTAVSPQGSDAILLSLGVDGGQRQRFSFQSGQYLTLAVPVQGDEHWRCYSITSAPEDGQAISVLVRRVAGGRVSNWLCDHARAGQRLQVLPPAGRFTLARHGQPVLLYAGGSGIAPIFALARQALLQGAPQVRLFYACRDRATAMLLAELQALQAGSGQRLEIRHWYDAEQGLPTQALLEAQTQGLEAADAYLCGPEAFMHSVLAALAAAGIEPSRVYREDFGAALEGAVETGAEGPDAELTVQLKGQTHTVSVRGGQFLLGAMLDAGLAVPHACRVGECASCMCRLVDGEVLRLDSSVLDEDDAAEGWLLACRTRAASAQVRLRFS; encoded by the coding sequence ATGAAACTGGCACATTCTCTTACCGTCACCGCTGTTTCACCGCAAGGCAGCGACGCCATCCTGCTGAGCCTGGGCGTGGACGGCGGGCAGCGGCAGCGTTTTTCCTTCCAGTCTGGCCAGTACCTGACGCTTGCCGTCCCCGTGCAAGGCGATGAACATTGGCGCTGCTATTCGATCACCAGTGCGCCCGAGGATGGGCAGGCGATCAGCGTGCTGGTGCGCCGCGTGGCGGGTGGGCGCGTCTCCAATTGGCTGTGCGACCACGCGCGAGCGGGCCAACGATTGCAGGTGCTTCCGCCCGCCGGGCGCTTCACACTGGCGCGGCATGGCCAACCAGTGCTGTTGTATGCCGGCGGCAGTGGCATTGCGCCCATCTTCGCGCTGGCGCGCCAAGCGTTGCTGCAAGGCGCGCCCCAGGTACGGCTGTTCTACGCCTGCCGCGACCGAGCCACGGCCATGCTACTGGCTGAGTTGCAGGCGCTACAGGCGGGTAGCGGGCAGCGGCTGGAGATACGCCACTGGTATGACGCCGAACAGGGCCTGCCCACGCAGGCGCTGCTGGAGGCGCAGACCCAGGGCCTTGAGGCTGCTGACGCCTACCTTTGCGGCCCCGAGGCCTTCATGCACTCCGTTCTGGCTGCGCTGGCAGCGGCTGGGATCGAGCCCAGTCGCGTCTACCGCGAGGACTTCGGCGCTGCGCTGGAGGGCGCGGTGGAAACGGGCGCCGAGGGTCCCGACGCCGAGCTGACGGTTCAGCTCAAGGGGCAGACGCATACCGTGTCGGTGCGCGGCGGGCAATTCCTGCTGGGCGCCATGCTCGACGCCGGGCTGGCCGTCCCGCACGCTTGCCGGGTTGGCGAATGCGCCTCCTGCATGTGCCGCCTGGTGGACGGCGAGGTGCTGCGGCTCGACAGCTCGGTGCTGGACGAAGACGATGCTGCAGAAGGCTGGCTGCTGGCCTGCCGCACGCGCGCCGCCAGCGCCCAGGTGCGGCTGCGCTTTTCCTGA